A single region of the Alphaproteobacteria bacterium genome encodes:
- a CDS encoding ABC transporter substrate-binding protein, which translates to MTFGKLATGLAAALALAALPAQAASVKIGFVTTLTTPAGVIGKDMQDAFNLALEDIGGRMGGLDVEVIYEDDGFKPEIGKQKTDKLVQKDNVDFVAGYIWSNVLLASQKSVLDAGKFLISANAGPSQLAGKQCHENFFATSWQNDQTPMAMGEVLNQRGVKSLYVIAPNYAAGKNMVAGVERSFRGEIVGKDLTKWPGQLDFSAELAKARASKADGVFIFYPGKAGGAFMKQYQQAGLNGQIPLYSVFTVDSLSLPLFQEGKLEGVMGSFMTQFWAPDLDVPQNRKFVEGFRKKYGRYPSFYAAQSYDAMFLIKSAVDAVNGDLTDADGMRAAMEKADFPSVRGPFKFGNNHFPIQNFYLREVVADADGNWTTATRGVVYRDHQDPYAKDCKM; encoded by the coding sequence ATGACATTCGGGAAACTGGCCACGGGGCTGGCGGCGGCGCTGGCGCTGGCGGCTTTGCCGGCACAGGCGGCATCGGTGAAGATCGGCTTCGTGACCACGCTGACCACCCCCGCCGGCGTGATCGGCAAGGACATGCAGGACGCGTTCAATCTGGCGCTGGAGGATATCGGCGGCCGGATGGGCGGGCTGGATGTCGAGGTCATCTATGAAGACGACGGCTTCAAGCCGGAAATCGGCAAGCAGAAGACCGACAAGCTGGTGCAGAAGGACAATGTCGATTTCGTCGCCGGATATATCTGGTCCAACGTGCTGCTGGCCTCGCAGAAATCGGTGCTGGACGCGGGCAAGTTCCTGATCAGCGCCAATGCCGGCCCCTCGCAGCTGGCGGGCAAGCAGTGCCACGAGAACTTCTTCGCCACCTCCTGGCAGAACGACCAGACGCCGATGGCGATGGGCGAGGTACTGAACCAGCGCGGGGTCAAGTCGCTCTATGTCATCGCGCCGAACTACGCGGCGGGCAAGAACATGGTCGCGGGCGTCGAGCGCAGCTTCAGGGGCGAGATCGTCGGCAAGGACCTGACAAAATGGCCAGGGCAGCTCGATTTCTCCGCCGAACTCGCCAAGGCCCGGGCATCGAAGGCGGATGGCGTCTTCATCTTCTATCCGGGCAAGGCCGGCGGCGCCTTCATGAAACAGTACCAGCAGGCCGGGCTGAACGGGCAGATCCCGCTCTATTCCGTCTTCACGGTGGATTCGCTGAGCCTGCCGCTGTTCCAGGAGGGCAAGCTGGAAGGCGTCATGGGCAGCTTCATGACCCAGTTCTGGGCGCCGGACCTGGACGTGCCGCAGAACAGGAAGTTCGTCGAAGGCTTCCGCAAGAAATACGGCCGCTACCCGTCCTTCTACGCGGCGCAGAGCTATGACGCGATGTTCCTGATCAAGAGCGCGGTGGACGCGGTCAACGGCGACCTGACCGACGCGGACGGCATGCGCGCCGCCATGGAGAAGGCGGATTTTCCATCCGTGCGCGGCCCGTTCAAATTCGGCAACAACCACTTCCCGATCCAGAATTTCTACCTGCGCGAAGTGGTGGCGGATGCCGATGGCAACTGGACGACCGCGACGCGCGGCGTGGTGTACAGGGATCATCAGGATCCCTACGCCAAAGACTGCAAGATGTAG